One Acidaminococcales bacterium genomic region harbors:
- a CDS encoding ABC transporter substrate-binding protein produces the protein MKKTIQKLYLLIAIVAMALFAAGCGGAEKKAEGDIKIGLTGEMTGNNANYGTSTQDGVKLAVKEINAAGGILGKKINLIVVDNKSEPSEAANVMTKLTQQDKVVAAIGNFTSSCAISASNVATSAKIPYVSNGATNPRLTVENGKTKEYIFRACFIDPFQGTVGANFILNTLKLKKGVVLVDNNSDYSKGLTDFFKAAFIKGGGSILGEEGYLQKDQDFRPILTKIRDLKPEFIYLPGYYEEAGKIIKQARELGMNVPVVGGDGWDSAKLAEIAGGAALNNTYFTNHYSPEDKSPASTAFVAAFDKEYKKVPDGPAVLGYDTLKLVADAIKRANSTDPAKIRDALAATKNFPGAAGTLTINETHDATKSAVIIEMKNGKQVYKETVKP, from the coding sequence CCATGGCCCTGTTTGCCGCCGGGTGCGGCGGCGCGGAAAAGAAAGCCGAAGGCGACATAAAGATCGGGCTTACCGGCGAGATGACCGGCAACAACGCTAACTACGGCACATCAACCCAAGACGGCGTAAAACTGGCGGTCAAGGAAATCAATGCCGCCGGCGGCATTCTGGGCAAAAAAATAAACCTGATTGTCGTGGACAATAAAAGCGAACCGTCGGAAGCGGCCAATGTCATGACCAAATTGACCCAGCAAGACAAAGTGGTCGCGGCCATCGGCAACTTCACCAGTTCCTGCGCCATATCGGCGTCCAACGTCGCCACTTCGGCCAAAATCCCCTACGTCTCCAACGGCGCCACCAACCCGCGCCTGACGGTCGAAAACGGCAAAACCAAAGAATACATCTTCCGCGCCTGCTTCATCGATCCTTTCCAAGGCACGGTGGGAGCTAATTTCATACTAAACACCTTGAAACTGAAAAAGGGCGTCGTGCTGGTCGACAACAACAGCGATTACAGCAAGGGTCTTACCGACTTCTTCAAGGCCGCCTTTATCAAGGGCGGCGGCAGCATACTGGGAGAAGAAGGCTATCTGCAAAAAGACCAGGATTTCCGGCCGATATTGACCAAAATAAGGGACCTCAAACCGGAATTTATCTATCTGCCCGGCTACTATGAAGAAGCCGGCAAAATCATCAAACAGGCCCGCGAACTGGGCATGAACGTGCCGGTCGTCGGCGGCGATGGCTGGGATTCCGCCAAATTGGCCGAGATAGCCGGCGGCGCGGCCCTCAACAACACCTACTTTACCAACCATTATTCGCCGGAAGACAAGAGCCCGGCCTCCACGGCCTTTGTGGCGGCTTTTGACAAAGAGTACAAAAAAGTCCCGGACGGCCCGGCCGTGCTCGGCTACGATACCCTGAAACTGGTGGCGGACGCGATCAAACGCGCCAACAGCACAGACCCGGCAAAGATACGCGATGCCTTGGCCGCGACCAAAAATTTCCCGGGGGCGGCTGGCACGCTTACCATAAACGAAACGCACGACGCGACCAAGAGCGCCGTCATCATTGAGATGAAAAACGGCAAACAAGTATACAAAGAAACCGTGAAGCCTTAG
- a CDS encoding CoA transferase encodes MGPLEGLVVLDLTRVLSGPYATMMLADYGANVYKIEPPKVGDDSRAFGPFVEKESAYFMSLNRNKRSMVLDFKKHSHIGVFKEMVKKADVVVENYKPGTMEKFGLGYDVLEKINPEIIYAACSGFGHSGPYMLKPAYDIVVQAMGGVMGITGPEGGEPTRVGASIGDIIAGIFTANAVMLALYHRQKTGQGQKIDVSMLDCQIAILENAIARYVTSGVVPEPIGNRHPSITPFASFAAKDGHIIIGAGNDRLWEKMCNVFGKAEWLNDPDFASNGARTNNVKKLYAQMNEVTKEKTIAEWIGILEEAGVPCAPINTVDKLVADPQIIARDMIVEVKHPVAGSLKMAGVPLKMSKSPGSVRMPAPLLGQHTNELLREMFGWDEKTVADRLE; translated from the coding sequence ATGGGCCCATTGGAAGGATTGGTAGTTCTTGACCTGACCCGCGTGCTGTCCGGCCCTTACGCCACCATGATGCTCGCGGACTACGGCGCGAACGTCTACAAAATTGAGCCGCCCAAGGTCGGCGACGATTCAAGGGCGTTCGGGCCTTTCGTCGAAAAGGAAAGCGCCTATTTTATGAGCCTCAACCGCAACAAGCGTTCCATGGTGCTGGATTTCAAGAAACATTCCCATATCGGCGTGTTCAAGGAAATGGTCAAAAAAGCCGACGTTGTGGTGGAAAACTACAAGCCGGGCACTATGGAAAAGTTTGGGCTCGGTTACGATGTATTGGAAAAAATAAATCCTGAAATCATTTACGCCGCCTGTTCCGGTTTCGGACATTCCGGCCCTTATATGCTCAAGCCCGCCTACGACATCGTTGTCCAGGCCATGGGCGGCGTGATGGGCATCACGGGCCCCGAAGGCGGCGAGCCGACGAGGGTCGGCGCTTCCATCGGCGACATCATCGCGGGCATCTTTACCGCCAACGCCGTCATGCTTGCCCTTTACCATCGGCAGAAGACCGGGCAGGGGCAGAAGATTGACGTCAGCATGCTCGATTGCCAGATTGCCATATTGGAGAACGCCATCGCCCGCTATGTTACCTCCGGCGTGGTTCCGGAGCCTATCGGCAACCGGCACCCTTCCATCACGCCTTTTGCTTCTTTCGCGGCCAAAGACGGCCACATCATCATCGGCGCGGGCAACGACCGGCTATGGGAAAAGATGTGCAATGTTTTTGGCAAGGCCGAATGGCTCAACGATCCCGACTTTGCGTCCAACGGGGCAAGGACCAACAACGTCAAAAAACTTTACGCGCAAATGAACGAGGTTACCAAAGAAAAGACCATCGCGGAGTGGATCGGCATCCTTGAGGAGGCCGGCGTGCCTTGCGCGCCGATCAACACCGTGGACAAGTTAGTCGCGGATCCGCAGATAATCGCGCGCGACATGATCGTCGAGGTGAAACATCCCGTGGCGGGCAGCCTCAAGATGGCCGGCGTGCCTTTGAAGATGTCCAAGAGCCCCGGTTCCGTGCGGATGCCGGCGCCGCTTTTGGGGCAGCACACCAACGAGCTTTTGCGCGAGATGTTCGGCTGGGACGAGAAAACGGTTGCAGACAGGCTTGAATAG
- a CDS encoding sodium ion-translocating decarboxylase subunit beta, with amino-acid sequence MDLTLVTSLADEMLMGFTGLMENPKMLVMWLVGAVLIYLAVWKDYEPTLLLPMGIGAILANIPYSSAVTQTPGEEGFLFYLYNIGIKTELFPVLIFVAIGAMCDFAPLMRNPKVMLFAAAAQFGIFATAVAATLLGFQFNHAAAIGIIGAADGPSTIFVASRYAEDMLGPLSVAAYCYMALVPVIQPPVIRLMTTKAERQIKMGYEGEKPISRKAKFIFPLMVVIIAGVIAPISVALIGSLMFGNIIKESGVVPSLARCAENELSNLVTLFLGITVGATMNADKFLSVEVLLIMALGAVAFVFDTVGGVIFAKVMNLFSAKKINPMIGACGISAFPMSGRVIAKMALKEDPTNFIIQHSIGVNVAGQVASVVAAGVVLALIPALQKMLGV; translated from the coding sequence ATGGATTTAACGCTGGTAACGTCACTGGCAGATGAAATGCTCATGGGATTTACCGGGCTTATGGAAAATCCCAAGATGCTCGTCATGTGGCTCGTCGGTGCGGTTCTCATCTATCTTGCCGTTTGGAAAGACTATGAGCCCACACTTCTTCTTCCCATGGGCATTGGCGCTATTTTGGCCAACATCCCTTATTCTTCGGCCGTTACCCAGACCCCGGGCGAAGAAGGCTTTTTGTTTTACCTTTACAACATCGGCATTAAAACCGAGTTATTTCCGGTACTCATCTTCGTTGCCATAGGCGCCATGTGCGACTTCGCGCCCCTTATGCGCAACCCCAAAGTCATGCTGTTTGCCGCTGCGGCGCAGTTCGGCATCTTTGCCACGGCGGTCGCGGCCACGTTACTGGGTTTCCAGTTCAACCACGCGGCCGCTATCGGCATCATCGGCGCCGCCGACGGCCCTTCCACTATCTTCGTGGCCAGCCGTTACGCCGAGGACATGTTAGGGCCATTGTCCGTGGCGGCTTATTGTTATATGGCGCTCGTCCCGGTCATTCAGCCCCCGGTCATCAGGCTTATGACTACCAAGGCTGAACGCCAGATAAAGATGGGCTATGAAGGCGAAAAGCCCATCTCGAGAAAAGCCAAGTTCATCTTCCCGCTCATGGTCGTCATAATAGCGGGCGTCATCGCGCCCATATCCGTCGCCCTCATAGGATCTTTGATGTTTGGCAACATAATAAAAGAATCCGGCGTCGTCCCTTCGCTTGCCCGCTGCGCTGAAAACGAACTGTCGAACCTTGTTACGCTTTTCCTTGGCATCACGGTCGGCGCCACGATGAACGCCGACAAGTTCCTCAGCGTGGAAGTGCTCCTTATCATGGCGCTCGGCGCGGTAGCCTTCGTTTTTGACACAGTTGGCGGCGTGATTTTCGCCAAGGTCATGAACCTGTTCTCCGCCAAGAAAATAAACCCCATGATAGGCGCCTGCGGCATTTCGGCTTTCCCGATGTCCGGGCGCGTCATAGCCAAAATGGCGCTCAAGGAAGACCCGACAAATTTTATCATCCAGCACTCAATAGGGGTTAACGTTGCCGGCCAGGTAGCGTCGGTCGTGGCGGCGGGCGTAGTCTTGGCGCTGATTCCCGCCCTGCAGAAAATGTTGGGGGTGTAG